A stretch of DNA from Hydra vulgaris chromosome 03, alternate assembly HydraT2T_AEP:
AACTTTAGCTGCAACAATTTAGATTATTACaatctaaacatttttattttatgtaatgaattatatattttatatattaattacttaatatatatCTCACTTTAATTGTGGAATTTTCAATTGttgtaataattcttaaaatgtcTACTTTCTATTACAATAAGaaagaataaaacattttttataagcagtaaAAACTTATGtagttttttgtcaaataagtaatgttgttagtaaataaatggatagctagtgtgaaaatcaaaaaactttgctcgtctaaagaattttttcacaGTGCAATAAATGACGCTTGTTATGTACATATTCTTGTAATATTACAAACATAtgcttgtaaaaaatataaaaaccaaattttgtatttaataacaattttttgaatgaataAACTCTTCGTTTTTGCTCATGAAAAACTAAAAGCTCTGGCAAAAAGCAATTTTGAGGAGCAGCTTGCATAGTTTGCTatgttttaggagagcttttctctgcTCTTACGCTAATTAAATCCAGCAGATGcctgtgtgtgtatgtatatgtataaaatttacattCCTAATTTTGTCTCTATTCTCAGCAAATTATGAAattgtataaactttttaatatatttcacaAAACTCAacttaaattatgattaaaGCCATGCCAACCTACATTGTAGATAGAAACCcaacagttacaaaaaataacaacaaaaaaaaaacagttacagaaaaaaatttcgTATATTTCAATAATCCTCATTTTCTGAATGCGAATTCAGAAAATGAggattattattaaagtattgAACAGatgttgataaattaataatttttttgtttgcattatCCTCCAGATAATgcaaacaagaaaataatttaatagaaaaaaaaattttttaaattattttattaaagttttaatatccCTTAAGAAATTCATAACTGCATTATTCATAATCAGAAACttgagaaaactttttaaaaaacttttaaaaaaaacaacacactTTTCAAAATAGAAAAAGCATAAACAATATCCTAATTGAAAAGATTACATAAACATCTAAAGGTGAGTGAATGAAAAACAAGAAACTCATAACATTCTTTGGAGCTTTCGACAAtcctttataatattttgatttttttttttaatgcaacaaatcttattaatgttaaacaaaattaaaatattttttatcaatctttaaatgtttaaattcttatcaattttttaatttgttaatatctttagcaataaaatattaaccTCAATAGATCTTGTTCTTAGTGTGCTTGTTAAAAGACTCCCTCTCTTCATTAACAGTTGACTTAGTATAGTTCCCTCTACACATCCCCCACCTAATAAACCATATACAACCCAACGCCCATCCACACTAAGAACGGCTAAGTTCTGATGCCAAAAACTTCCACCAACTGGATCAAGAATAACATTAACACCAATTcctaaaaaaattctgaagcaATGTGCAGATTATCTCAAATAAAGAtcagaaaattttcaaaattcaaaaattaaaatgaaatatgcataaatttagtaataacaagttatacatataagtataattaaacaaaatattatttaccatTAGTTACTTCTTTGACAACCTCTGAAAAAACAgttgttttatagtttataacaACATCAGACCCAAGCTGCCTTgccttttcaattttttcctcTGTACCAGCAGTTGCAATTATAAAACAACCAGGAATCTGTTTAGCGAGCTGAATAGCAGCTGTGCCTACTCCGCTCCCAGCTGCATGTATAAGAACAGAttcatttggttttattttagCCACTAAGTGAATAAGTTGATAGGCTGTTAGCCATACTTCAGGAATTGAAGCAGCAGTAACAAGATCTATCCCTTTAGGTATATTCATAACTTGACACTGATGCACAACTACATATTCAGCATATCCTCCtcctaaaatcaaaatcaaagtagattaaataatttttaaactgaataaaagctatatatatatatatatatatatatatatatatatatatacatatatatatatatatatatatatacatatatatatatatatatatatatatacatatatatatatatatatatatatatatatatatatatatatatatatatatatatatatatatatatacatatacatatgcacacatatatacaaatatcaAGCCTTCCCGGAGAGCGCGTGCGATCACACGCCTTGTTCGTCTacgtttaaagtattttttttagataaactgACCACGGCAGTTAGcatcttttaacttataaagCGTTTCAATAATTTGCGACAAAATACAAACTTATCtactaagaaaaaaacataacagtcctaaaaaaaaattgaaacgaaatatcaagtttaatcaaaaaaattagaaaatttaataattaaaaaaagtaaataaaaagttttttttaataaaatttttatacaacttttgtactcttttttttagagttgttgttgaaaatttttttatcttttataaggATTTAGCAACAActgaaagttttgatatgcaatttattcatgatttttatcagtccatataattaagaaactaattcGCTATGTATGCTAGAACTATGaaaaactttgttaatttttttccttatgtTTATTCGTTTTGTACGTATTTtcgcttttaaaaatgtttttgctatattagaTGTTTTTTCctcaatacttatataataggaaaataagaaaaaaaattgttatttatttgtaaaatatattatttgattaataatttttgaaataacagaataaattaaattctttataacatggtttctttaataaatgtatttacatcatattttgaTGCATGTCTTTCATAATGCCTAATTTTATAATGCCTGTTTCTTTTATAATGCATAATTTGCGATGTTAATACGAATTACTAGAGATAATAACATTAATGATtgctctgtttaaaaaaatgtattttaaaacttaaaaaaagttttaaatagacTCCTAAACAGTAAAGTAACAATGTACTAGCCCACAAACTTTTGGAGCATCGTCAATAACAtcatgtttaaatgcaaaatttgaataatCCTAAAAAAGCGCAGAATATTTCAATGGGATATTGAAAACAaccacatattttatatttaaatattagcattaatgactttttatttttttacatgaaaaacttgctaaaaaaaatttttttttttacaaataaatagcaattactTAGAGAAAGAGAGAGATTTATAGTCTAATTCATCTTCAAAAATACTATGCGATTCATCTATTTTCATAATACTATTTGATTCACTCattatgaatatatgtataatatctgatacaagtatatattttacctttttaatttataatatgatttatttattttcataatatcaTGTGATTCAATTGTTTTCATACTTGATTCACTCATTTTCATATCATGAAACTCATgcatttacataatattatacaatttaCTTAAGGCTATCTAAAATCTATTACAATAATAAGTTAACTTAAGAAATATGTATACaaacaatatatgtatatatgtgatatagatatatatttataaaaactgtatatataaaaagattatttttaaatattgtaaagcattatttaaaagaaaaaaaaaaaatttttctatttttcaaaaacaagttCACTCCTAATAATATTGCAAGTAAACATTTAAGCTGACAActatataattcaaaaactgTAATCTGTAGAAGTCAgggaataaaaaagaaaaagaaggtCAGGGAAGCAAAGGGAAAGTAAGTCAGGGAAGCAAAGAGAATGTAAATCAGGGAAGCAAAGAGAATGTAAATCAGGGAAGCAAAGGGAAAGTATTGATGTTtgagggaaaaaaactagatcaataattgttttttgaatataacAGTAAAAAGGTGTTACTTTGCTGAGTGAAAAGTCATGCAGGATTGAGCTTTGGAGCAAAAGATGAAAATTTGTTGAGTAGCAACCacggttttttttgttgaaaaaaagtgACGAGAACTTACAATGCTCtgactacatttacaatgcatttttgagcCTTGTCTGTAAAAGAATGATATGCCAATAGTATTCTAAACAAGATTgaataaaagctttataaaGCTTGAGAATAGATTCAAGAGTAAGAAAAAGCAACCTGAGCTGGTATTAACTTCCCTATggattaaatatatggttttaaTGAGATGGTTAGTAATTCAAGAAGATGTTAGTAATTCAAGTAGATTTGCAACAATTATTAGCAATCAACAACAAAGTTATTGATTGCTAATAATTGTTGCAATTCTGTTTTTGAGTTGAAACTCATTGATCAATGCAAGCCCCAAGTCATCACAGAAAAGAGATCAGACAGGTGATCTTGCCAAGACTGGAGCATATAGTGTCAAGACTGGATATATCTAGAGAGCTACAACAGAGTTTAGGAAAACTAAAACCAGCCAGCTTCAGAACCATCAAGTTGAGTTTTAAAGCAGTACCTTTATTACAAGATAACAGAAAGAGTTGCCTAGTCACTGTCGAGAAGGCACAAGCAAAAAGCAGAAACAGAGTTAATAAGATCTAGTGTTCATCATCTTAGGCaagaaacaatgtaacacattGATATTAGATAAGGATAGGTTGTTTACATATTTATCACCACAAGTTTACATCTATGTTTACATCTGACCCACTCTTCAAATAGTTTGGAGTTCATCAAGCTCTTTTTTTGCGTATAGAAAGAGCATGCTTCTAAATCCCTTAAAGAAGATTTGTTTGATTGAATTATAAAATAGcagattttgtttaatttaattaaagaagtTTGTTTGATTTCCCAATAACAAACATTGGAATTTTTACAGCACACATGTTAGTGTGTGCAATTCTTGCCTCTGATACAATCCTCAccttctttataaaacaaatcaaactcatccatattaaatatatcattagAGTTGTAATGAGACAATATTGTCAGCAAATTGATTTTCCTCCACAAAGCTTTTATTTCATTAGATTTTGAACTTCAACGAAGTAAAACTAGAAAAGCAATTTTAATATcaacagaaattttatttgcttttttaaaaatttattttacgttctattttattttataccttcaatgcttgtattttttttttttaaacatcttcgcttccaacaaggctgcaagcagcCACTAAttaaagttggaagttactgtaagagaaaagatgaagattgtagagcaagataacgattgacggacgatttaaaagattgcaaattatatgaatcaggaaagcaagatgaaggaagcgaattccaaagagctgatgttcgaggaaaaaaactagacaaataagcgtttttggagcacttagaaacagtcacagaaaaaggatgacacttaattgaatgacgagtaacacgagaatgaattttagtagatggcacaagagacgctagctctttcgagcagtgcccattatagtatttgtagaaaagagaaagagaagcaacattacgacgatgtgataatgattgaaggttggctgcaagagcaggtccaactatgtttacaatgcgtttttgcaccttgtctaaaagagaaagggcatcattagaagatccgccccagatatggcaacagtattccatacaaggccggatttgagatttatagaggtagagaatagaatccagagtaagaaagtggcgagctcgataaagagatgcaaccttagcagatgctaattttgcaaccgatttgatatatggtttccaaggaagattggaagtaagagttaatcctagaagatgaagagtaggtgactcatcgagtacatcaccgttcataaatataggaagatctaaattattgcgataacgattggctgaaaaaaattgggttttatctgaattaaagttcaccagccactgtgagccccatgctgtagcataagtgagatccttttcaagctcaaatgccccctccaggCAATCAGAGGATGTTGGTTTCTTATCacgacaagaataaatggtagtatcatcagcaaacaatgccaccttagatgtgagaatatctggaagatcgttaatgtaaattaaaaagagtatagggccaaggatagaaccttgaggaacccctgaagttacagaataagaagaagagtgttgtccatcgaggacaacttttatgctacgattggaaaggaaggattcaatgatcttaaagatgttgccggatacaccataagaagaaagcttatggagaagaccagcatgccaaactttatttattgtgTTAAAAACTCACACACAGTGTTTAAGTTCACAATAAAAGCAGGCCTCTCACACTAAATATTGGCTCCTTTTTAGCTCAAATGAgcttaaaataagtataaataacacttattttaaattctgtCATTGTCTTTCATGTTCACACTCATTATGTTTTGTAccttataatatgtatataatcattcttttgttaaatcatacatgacaaaaatataattaaaaaaaaaatcttacctcCCAATAATGCCATGACCTCATCACCAAcactataattaaaataaatagcagTAACAAACAtagtttactaaaataaattattcaaccCAAAAGATATAGGGtagaatacatatatatagacatagatAGGGTAAACacgtttaacatttttatgtcaataaaaattttaaaataggtaaaaaaattcaaataaaaaaattaaaaaaacaacctgaaTGCAGTAACATTTTCACtaactttttcaataatgcCGCTTACTTCAAGTCCTAATATATCAGATTCTCCACTAGGTGGCATATACAATCCTTTCCTTTGAATTGTGTCTGCTCTATTAACACCTGCAGCTGCTACATGAATTAAAATGTAATCTGAAGATGGAAGATCTGGTATTGAAACATCACTAACATACATATTTTCTACACCACCAAACTCTTTTAACTGAACAGCTCTCATATTTTTAACTGTTGAAgatgtaacaacaataataaaaatgataaacaaacatatatgcTCCATAGCAACaatatgaattaaataaaatttctaataaaacacaaacaaaatatatatttaatgttgcaattatataaacatgtgtatatgtatatgtgtgtgtgtgtgtgtgtgtgtgtgtgtgtgtgtgtgtgtgtgtgtgtgtgtgtgtgtgtgtgtgtgtgtgtgtgtattcaTACACATTGAATTCGcatatacaatatacatatagtatgtgtaataatatatgtttaggtaaatataaaatatattacatgtattttatatgtatatatcacattaaaatttgattattaaataaatcttttctatattataaagctgattaataaataaaataagatttataaatataatagatacagtataaaattacaataaaaaataaattgattataaactatttcttataagagtttttaaatttcaaatgctgagcaagtttttttgtaactttagtttttattttacattcgTATTTGTTTTTGGATACCTCTGATGCTCCTGctttttcttctttccaaaTACCGCGAAAATTTCTATGTTCAGGAAATGTAGGCATAAGTGATTTCTCAATAGGTAGGGgcttatctttaaaataagagCTTTCTAGACAGTCCTGGGCAGATATACGTTGTTCTGGATCAAATGTAAACATGCTATTCATCAGAGAAACCCCAGAACTGGATAGCCAAGGAAAGCGCTGCTTTACATTGTTGTAAGGCTGGTGtttgaattgaaaattttttgcacCTGGAAGATTGACAAAACCAGgccatattttttcatttggtgAACCAAGTAAATCAATAATAAGTTGCATTTGATTTATCTCAGattttcctgaaaaaaaaattaattataaatcatAATGAACTTTTCCAAATCTAactaagaaaagaaaatttaatagaaaaacattatACTTACATGTCATGTTgtctaaaaatcaaattaattgtAGAATAAATAACTGCAAAAACGCAAACTTGAttgatttatactttatttttttaatgcagaatgtgttttttttaataatgttttataatatcaGTTATATTTTGGATGTTATTTTGGATGTGCATTGTTACTTTggattaaagataaaatttcaaggttgaaattttagattttaaaagaattttttttcatttaatattaataagactataatcttttataatatgaaaaatatatatctattatcACTTTTGAAGTAATAGAGATTTAAAgtataattgtaataaattatgtaaattttttaactaaataataagcGACCACGAGTTGCTACAGAGACCACAAGTGGCTACAGCGACCACAGGTggatacaacaaaaaaattttaatatatgctaacaaaaattaaagacattttaa
This window harbors:
- the LOC100208988 gene encoding quinone oxidoreductase PIG3 isoform X3 — its product is MEHICLFIIFIIVVTSSTVKNMRAVQLKEFGGVENMYVSDVSIPDLPSSDYILIHVAAAGVNRADTIQRKGLYMPPSGESDILGLEVSGIIEKVSENVTAFSVGDEVMALLGGGGYAEYVVVHQCQVMNIPKGIDLVTAASIPEVWLTAYQLIHLVAKIKPNESVLIHAAGSGVGTAAIQLAKQIPGCFIIATAGTEEKIEKARQLGSDVVINYKTTVFSEVVKEVTNGIGVNVILDPVGGSFWHQNLAVLSVDGRWVVYGLLGGGCVEGTILSQLLMKRGSLLTSTLRTRSIEYKKFLVESFVQSSIDKFTSRVFMPIIDSVMSLDQVKEAHERMEANINSGKILLTVSNDFQKKEL